Proteins encoded in a region of the Halanaerobiaceae bacterium ANBcell28 genome:
- a CDS encoding GNAT family N-acetyltransferase has protein sequence MVNLKYKIIDNSEYNKIKPLWQKLNKHHQEKSGHFKSHFANNTFEKRMKKMLANDDLIWRIEVVEDIDRGDLIAYCIISINDEEAEIDSLYIDKEYRRLKIGDKLMKSSLEWIKEKGTSKTMIVVSWGNRDALDFYRKYGFEPRSIKLYNK, from the coding sequence ATGGTTAATTTAAAATATAAGATAATCGATAATAGCGAATATAATAAAATAAAACCATTGTGGCAAAAACTTAATAAACATCATCAAGAAAAGTCAGGGCATTTTAAAAGCCATTTTGCAAATAATACATTTGAAAAGAGAATGAAAAAAATGCTTGCTAATGATGATTTGATCTGGAGAATTGAAGTTGTAGAAGATATAGATAGAGGAGATTTAATTGCTTATTGTATTATTTCTATTAATGATGAAGAAGCAGAGATTGATTCTTTATATATTGACAAAGAATATCGAAGATTAAAAATTGGTGATAAATTAATGAAAAGTTCTCTAGAATGGATAAAAGAAAAAGGTACTTCTAAAACTATGATTGTAGTTTCCTGGGGGAACAGAGATGCACTTGATTTTTATAGGAAATATGGATTTGAACCCAGAAGTATAAAGTTGTATAATAAATAA
- a CDS encoding MazG nucleotide pyrophosphohydrolase domain-containing protein: MKKITLTDLQKLIHEKRKERGFVMDPIKIFTLLNEEIGEVAQELKKTWSINYEDFDKNMLSEEIADVQACLIALANQFDIDISSALINKFVEKDSKRVWKSAMKE, from the coding sequence ATGAAAAAAATTACCTTAACAGACTTACAAAAATTAATTCATGAAAAAAGAAAAGAGAGAGGATTTGTAATGGATCCTATAAAAATATTTACTTTATTGAACGAAGAAATAGGAGAAGTTGCCCAAGAATTGAAAAAAACATGGTCTATAAATTATGAAGATTTCGACAAGAACATGTTATCAGAAGAAATTGCTGATGTGCAGGCGTGTTTAATTGCTCTTGCAAATCAATTTGACATTGATATAAGTTCTGCTCTTATAAATAAATTTGTAGAAAAAGATTCTAAAAGAGTTTGGAAATCTGCTATGAAAGAATAG
- a CDS encoding MBL fold metallo-hydrolase, with protein sequence MEYQDITDDVAIIAGFNNVGIIKNGQESILIDSGLEDDTAKKIYKLMNDRDLRPAAVINTHSHADHCGGNSYLQQNYGVDIISSAIEKVFIENTCLEPICFFSGSRPINDLENKFLQASPSLVTKVVEAEERLSIGNLEIKIVSLPGHSLDQIAIEFNDILFCGDAFFSDYVLEKYKLPFLIDLDNTIKSLKFLKESDYKIYIPSHGEPTKDIVEIANLNISKIKKIEEDIITILGEKRTTEGLLRDIFSKYNIKTSSAQQYYLLKTTVMAYLSSLYNRDIIKMTLKDNILGWQAV encoded by the coding sequence ATGGAATATCAGGATATTACAGATGATGTAGCAATAATAGCTGGATTTAATAATGTAGGAATAATTAAAAATGGACAAGAGTCAATACTAATTGACAGTGGGCTTGAAGATGATACTGCAAAGAAAATATATAAATTAATGAATGATAGAGACTTAAGGCCTGCTGCAGTGATTAATACACATTCTCATGCAGATCATTGTGGTGGAAATAGTTACTTACAACAAAACTATGGTGTAGATATTATTAGTTCTGCCATAGAAAAAGTATTTATAGAAAATACCTGCCTTGAACCAATATGTTTTTTCTCAGGTTCTAGACCTATAAATGATCTTGAAAACAAATTTCTCCAGGCTTCACCTTCTCTTGTTACTAAAGTAGTTGAAGCTGAAGAGCGATTAAGTATTGGAAATTTAGAAATTAAAATTGTTTCATTACCAGGACATTCTCTTGATCAAATAGCTATAGAATTTAATGATATATTGTTTTGCGGGGATGCATTTTTTTCTGATTATGTACTGGAAAAATATAAACTACCATTTCTTATTGATCTTGATAATACGATTAAGTCATTGAAGTTTCTTAAAGAAAGCGATTATAAAATATACATACCATCACATGGTGAACCCACAAAGGACATTGTAGAAATAGCTAACTTAAATATCTCGAAAATCAAGAAAATTGAAGAAGATATTATAACTATTTTAGGAGAAAAGAGAACTACTGAAGGACTTTTGAGAGATATTTTTTCAAAATATAATATTAAAACATCCAGTGCACAACAATATTATTTATTAAAAACTACTGTTATGGCTTATTTATCATCCCTTTATAATCGAGATATAATCAAGATGACTTTGAAAGATAATATATTAGGGTGGCAAGCTGTTTAA
- the ribE gene encoding 6,7-dimethyl-8-ribityllumazine synthase — MLKKIEGNLIGEGIKVAIVLGRFNEFISGKLLEGAIDGLKRHGVSEDDISIVWVPGSFEIPLAAKKLANTAEYDGVICLGAVIRGETPHFDYVSAEVSKGVAHVGLETEKPVIFGVLTTDTIEQAISRAGTKSGNKGFDAAMTLIEMVNLFKEI, encoded by the coding sequence ATGCTTAAAAAAATTGAAGGAAATTTAATAGGAGAGGGAATTAAAGTTGCAATTGTACTTGGAAGGTTTAATGAGTTTATATCTGGTAAATTATTAGAAGGCGCTATAGATGGGTTAAAGAGACACGGGGTGTCAGAAGATGATATTAGTATTGTTTGGGTTCCAGGCTCTTTTGAAATACCATTGGCTGCCAAGAAACTGGCTAATACTGCAGAATATGATGGAGTCATTTGTCTGGGAGCAGTTATTCGTGGTGAAACACCCCACTTTGATTATGTATCAGCAGAAGTATCTAAAGGTGTTGCTCATGTAGGACTAGAAACTGAGAAACCTGTAATATTTGGAGTATTAACAACTGATACTATTGAACAGGCAATTTCAAGGGCGGGAACAAAATCAGGTAATAAAGGTTTTGATGCTGCTATGACATTGATAGAAATGGTAAACTTGTTTAAAGAAATATAG
- a CDS encoding bifunctional 3,4-dihydroxy-2-butanone-4-phosphate synthase/GTP cyclohydrolase II, with translation MNTVDEALQDIKAGKMIIVVDDEDRENEGDLIMAAEKVSQESINFMISKGRGLVCVPLEEDRINKLDLPAMVKHNTDTHETAFTISVDHKDTTTGISAAERALTVQELVNLDSKADDFNRPGHIFPLIAKRGGVLRRAGHTEAAIDLARLAGLKPAGVICEIINEDGTMARLPQLEDFAKNHDLKIISIEDLIAYRKKKDKLVNKAAEAVLPTKFGNFTIKVYTTELDDKEHVAIIKGDVKDQEDVLVRVHSECLTGDIFGSLRCDCGEQLATALQMIENEGMGVLLYMRQEGRGIGLINKIKAYNLQDDGLDTVEANVALGFDPDLRDYGIGAQILADLGLSSLQLITNNPKKIIGLEGYGLRVSDRVALEIDPNEKNEFYLQVKKDKMGHLLNIHDHSHDNDHCHEVEDN, from the coding sequence ATGAATACTGTTGATGAAGCTTTACAGGATATAAAGGCCGGAAAGATGATAATAGTTGTAGATGATGAGGATAGAGAAAATGAGGGTGATCTTATAATGGCTGCTGAAAAAGTGAGCCAGGAAAGTATTAATTTTATGATTAGTAAAGGCAGGGGACTAGTATGTGTACCATTAGAAGAGGATAGAATAAATAAACTTGACTTACCAGCGATGGTAAAACATAATACAGATACTCACGAAACCGCCTTTACAATTTCAGTTGACCATAAAGATACTACAACAGGGATATCAGCTGCCGAAAGAGCTTTAACTGTTCAGGAATTAGTTAACCTTGATAGTAAAGCAGATGATTTTAATCGACCAGGGCATATTTTTCCCTTGATTGCAAAAAGAGGAGGTGTTCTAAGAAGAGCTGGACATACTGAAGCAGCCATTGATCTTGCCAGGTTGGCTGGTTTAAAGCCAGCTGGAGTAATTTGTGAAATAATCAATGAAGATGGTACCATGGCTAGATTACCTCAGTTAGAGGACTTTGCAAAAAATCATGATTTAAAGATAATTAGTATTGAGGATTTAATAGCTTATAGAAAGAAGAAAGATAAATTAGTCAATAAAGCAGCAGAAGCTGTATTGCCTACTAAGTTTGGTAATTTTACAATTAAGGTTTATACCACAGAATTGGATGATAAGGAGCATGTGGCTATAATTAAAGGTGACGTAAAAGATCAAGAAGATGTCTTAGTTAGAGTTCATTCTGAGTGTTTGACAGGAGATATTTTTGGGTCTTTACGTTGTGATTGTGGTGAACAATTAGCGACTGCTTTGCAGATGATAGAAAATGAAGGCATGGGTGTTCTTTTGTATATGAGGCAAGAGGGAAGAGGAATTGGTCTTATTAATAAGATTAAGGCATATAATCTTCAGGATGATGGTCTTGATACAGTTGAAGCAAATGTTGCTCTTGGTTTTGATCCAGATTTAAGGGATTATGGAATCGGGGCACAGATTTTAGCAGACTTAGGATTGAGTTCTTTGCAACTTATAACAAACAATCCTAAGAAAATAATTGGTCTAGAAGGATATGGTCTCCGGGTTTCTGATAGAGTAGCATTAGAAATAGACCCCAATGAGAAAAATGAATTTTACTTGCAGGTAAAAAAAGATAAGATGGGACATTTATTAAATATTCATGATCACAGTCATGACAATGATCATTGTCATGAAGTAGAAGACAATTAA